The uncultured Paludibaculum sp. sequence CCAAATCGGGTCTGCTGGAGATCAGGATCCACGATCTGCGGACGTGGACTTACGACTTCCACCGGACCGTGGACGATCGGCCGTTTGGCGGCGGTGAGGGCATGGTGCTGAAGCCGCAACCGCTGTTCGAGGCGGTAGAGGCGATTCTGCCCAACCGGGATCCGGAGCGGCAGAAGGTCGCGTTGCTTTCGGCCCAGGGGCCGGTGTTCCACCAGGGAACGGCCCGGCGGTTTTTGGAGTTGGATGAGCTGTTGCTGATCTGCGGGCGCTATGAAGGCGTCGACGAACGGGTCAGCCAGCATCTGGCCGACGAGGAGATCTCGATCGGTGATTTTGTGTTGAGCGGCGGAGAGTTAGCCGCCGCGGTAGTTGTGGACGCGGTCTCCCGGTTGATTCCGGGCGTCCTTGGCAACGAGGAATCCTCACGTCAGGAGTCGTTCTCGGCTCTCGACGGCGGGGACGAGTCTGGAATCCTCGATTGTCCGCACTACACGCGGCCGGCAACGTTTCGCGGCTGGAGCGTGCCGGAAGTTCTGCTGGGCGGAAATCATGCTGAGATCCGCAAGTGGCGCCGGCAGGCGGCATTGGAGAAAACGAAACGGCTCCGGCCGGATCTGCTGCCTTCAGAGGTGGCGGTGTCCGACCCGGATGGAGTAGTGAAGAAAGGTTAGAAGGAAGAAGACCATGATCAGCCCCTACGTGAACAAGATCCTCAACAAGAACAAGCGCACCGATATCCC is a genomic window containing:
- the trmD gene encoding tRNA (guanosine(37)-N1)-methyltransferase TrmD — encoded protein: MIFHVLSIFPEFFQGPFEHGVVGRAAKSGLLEIRIHDLRTWTYDFHRTVDDRPFGGGEGMVLKPQPLFEAVEAILPNRDPERQKVALLSAQGPVFHQGTARRFLELDELLLICGRYEGVDERVSQHLADEEISIGDFVLSGGELAAAVVVDAVSRLIPGVLGNEESSRQESFSALDGGDESGILDCPHYTRPATFRGWSVPEVLLGGNHAEIRKWRRQAALEKTKRLRPDLLPSEVAVSDPDGVVKKG